One Gammaproteobacteria bacterium DNA segment encodes these proteins:
- a CDS encoding sulfite oxidase, which translates to MIPKVNRINRSRPVERGLHELYADDPERADRLVFGRRCNASRRGFLKGAGLAGMAAALGLPVVFSGRMPAGLIPAALADSTADFNWAAYGKKGLRILNDRPINAETPPHLLDDSVTPAKYMFVRNNGIVPPRGELDPGEWTLTIDGESIERPRTLTIAQLKKEFRHHTYQLQIECGGNGRAEYDPPARGNQWTTGAVGCANWTGVRLRDVLESAGVRRGAVYTANFGKDKHLSGDPNKRPISRGVPLAKAMEDESLIAWAMNGEDINILNGYPLRVITAGWPGSTCGKWLTGIALRDRVHDGAKMTGKAYKVPKNPVAPGTKVDDSDMMIIESMPVKSLITRPRTAMEHAAGSALEVGGHAWAGDLSVRAVHVSVDFGATWREARLSKPKNRLAWQDWSASVRFPKTGYYEVWARATDERGAAQPMLVPGWNPKGYLNNRCHRIAVHVV; encoded by the coding sequence ATGATTCCGAAAGTCAACAGAATAAACCGTTCGCGGCCCGTTGAGCGGGGCCTGCATGAACTGTACGCCGACGACCCCGAGCGCGCCGACCGGCTGGTGTTCGGCAGGCGCTGCAATGCTTCCCGACGCGGCTTTCTGAAAGGGGCCGGGCTGGCCGGCATGGCCGCGGCGCTGGGTTTGCCGGTGGTGTTTTCCGGCAGAATGCCCGCCGGGCTGATACCGGCGGCGCTCGCCGATTCCACCGCCGACTTCAACTGGGCCGCCTACGGCAAAAAGGGCCTTCGCATTCTGAACGACCGCCCAATCAATGCGGAAACGCCGCCGCATCTTCTCGACGATTCGGTGACACCCGCCAAATACATGTTTGTTCGCAACAACGGCATCGTGCCGCCGCGCGGGGAACTCGACCCCGGCGAGTGGACGCTGACGATAGACGGCGAGTCCATCGAGCGCCCGCGCACGCTGACCATCGCGCAACTGAAAAAGGAATTCAGGCACCACACCTATCAGTTGCAGATTGAGTGCGGCGGCAACGGCAGGGCCGAATACGACCCGCCGGCGCGCGGCAACCAGTGGACCACCGGCGCCGTCGGCTGCGCCAACTGGACCGGCGTGCGCCTGCGCGATGTGCTGGAGTCTGCGGGCGTGCGCCGCGGCGCGGTGTACACCGCCAACTTCGGCAAGGACAAACACCTGAGCGGCGACCCGAACAAGCGCCCCATTTCGCGCGGCGTTCCGCTGGCCAAGGCGATGGAGGACGAGTCGCTGATTGCGTGGGCGATGAACGGCGAGGACATCAACATCCTGAACGGCTATCCGCTGCGCGTGATCACCGCGGGGTGGCCCGGTTCAACCTGCGGCAAATGGCTGACCGGCATCGCGCTGCGCGACCGCGTGCACGACGGCGCCAAGATGACGGGCAAGGCATACAAGGTGCCGAAGAACCCGGTGGCGCCGGGAACCAAAGTGGATGACAGCGACATGATGATCATCGAGAGCATGCCGGTGAAGTCGCTGATTACGCGGCCCCGCACCGCGATGGAACATGCGGCGGGCAGCGCGCTGGAGGTCGGCGGCCATGCGTGGGCCGGCGACTTGAGCGTGCGCGCGGTTCATGTGTCGGTTGATTTCGGCGCGACCTGGCGGGAAGCGCGGCTGTCCAAACCCAAAAACCGCCTCGCGTGGCAGGACTGGTCCGCCAGCGTGCGCTTTCCGAAGACCGGGTATTACGAGGTGTGGGCGCGCGCAACCGACGAACGCGGCGCCGCGCAGCCGATGCTGGTGCCCGGCTGGAATCCGAAGGGCTACCTGAACAACCGGTGCCACCGGATCGCCGTCCATGTAGTTTGA
- a CDS encoding DUF2182 domain-containing protein, which translates to MFKTNPALAKAAEALPPLDWKDRSVVFAGMAAVLAVSWGYLLFMSWQMQQMHTGGWEMWMPPAAGGRPWTLYDLTALFFMWSVMMVAMMLPTVLPATAIYAALGKRRHPGGSFRRETYLFVFGYLLVWVAFSALAALVQWPLHVANVLNRMMEGGGLLFGGLVLLVAGVYQWTPLKTACLDYCRSPLGFLLSCWKDGAAGAVGMGARNGLFCLGCCWALMLVMFAVGVMNVLWMALLAVFVLMEKVVPPGTAVRVGAGVALTAWGLYWLLRYFTA; encoded by the coding sequence ATGTTCAAGACAAATCCCGCTTTGGCGAAGGCGGCGGAGGCGCTGCCACCGCTTGACTGGAAGGACCGGAGTGTTGTTTTTGCCGGCATGGCCGCCGTGCTGGCGGTGTCGTGGGGTTACCTGCTGTTCATGTCGTGGCAGATGCAGCAGATGCACACGGGCGGCTGGGAGATGTGGATGCCGCCCGCCGCCGGCGGGCGCCCGTGGACGCTCTATGACCTGACGGCGCTGTTCTTCATGTGGTCGGTGATGATGGTCGCGATGATGCTGCCGACGGTGCTGCCGGCGACGGCCATCTACGCCGCCCTCGGCAAGCGCCGCCATCCCGGCGGCAGTTTCCGCCGCGAGACTTATTTGTTTGTGTTCGGCTACCTGCTGGTGTGGGTTGCGTTCAGCGCGCTGGCCGCGCTGGTGCAGTGGCCGCTGCATGTCGCCAATGTGCTGAACCGGATGATGGAGGGCGGCGGCCTGCTGTTCGGCGGCCTTGTGCTGCTGGTCGCGGGCGTTTATCAGTGGACGCCGCTGAAAACCGCCTGCCTTGATTACTGCCGTTCGCCGCTCGGCTTTCTGCTGTCGTGCTGGAAGGACGGCGCCGCGGGCGCCGTCGGCATGGGCGCGCGCAACGGTTTGTTCTGCCTCGGCTGCTGCTGGGCGCTGATGCTGGTGATGTTCGCGGTCGGCGTGATGAATGTGCTGTGGATGGCGCTGCTCGCGGTCTTCGTGCTGATGGAAAAGGTCGTGCCGCCGGGCACTGCGGTGCGCGTCGGCGCCGGCGTCGCGCTGACGGCCTGGGGTCTTTACTGGCTGCTGCGGTATTTCACCGCCTGA